The proteins below are encoded in one region of Euzebyales bacterium:
- a CDS encoding fasciclin domain-containing protein produces the protein MKPSVRLLSLLAALFMLLAACSTAEEAGQTEDGGDTASEPVVEETSEPADDSLTSEPALEEETEETTTDTGDDTSSTDQSIADIAADNPQLSQLTAALETAGLTSALEEAGPLTVFAPNNDAFAQLNQDDLAALLADPSSLGDILQFHVVEGAVMSTDLEDGQTVTTLQGDDLTISIDGDTVMVDDAEVVQADIQAGNGVIHVIDTVLQP, from the coding sequence ATGAAGCCATCTGTCCGGCTGCTGAGCCTTCTCGCAGCCCTGTTCATGCTGCTCGCAGCCTGCTCGACCGCCGAGGAGGCCGGGCAGACCGAGGACGGAGGTGACACGGCCAGCGAGCCCGTGGTCGAGGAGACCAGCGAGCCCGCCGACGACTCACTCACCTCGGAGCCCGCGCTCGAGGAGGAGACCGAGGAGACGACGACCGACACCGGCGACGACACGTCGAGCACGGACCAGAGCATCGCCGACATCGCCGCCGACAACCCGCAGCTGTCGCAGCTCACGGCCGCACTCGAGACCGCCGGGCTGACCAGCGCGCTCGAGGAAGCGGGTCCGTTGACGGTGTTCGCACCGAACAACGACGCGTTCGCGCAGCTCAATCAGGATGATCTGGCGGCGCTGCTGGCGGATCCGAGCAGCCTCGGTGACATCCTCCAGTTCCACGTGGTCGAGGGTGCGGTCATGTCCACCGACCTCGAGGACGGCCAGACGGTCACCACCCTCCAGGGTGACGACCTGACGATCAGCATCGACGGTGACACCGTCATGGTCGACGACGCCGAGGTCGTCCAGGCCGACATCCAGGCCGGGAACGGCGTCATCCACGTGATCGACACGGTCCTCCAGCCGTAA